The following DNA comes from Peromyscus leucopus breed LL Stock chromosome 2, UCI_PerLeu_2.1, whole genome shotgun sequence.
aggtttctctctctctctctctctctctctctctctctctctctctctctctctctctctctcactcactcactcactcacaattgtacagacacacagagttTACTCAAGATTCCATTCACTGGCTGCGGCTCCCTCCaccccactcacacacactgttCTCTGCCCTCCAGGTTACTCATTTCTTCACATCCCCACGCACCTGCTCAAACCAGGCCCCCATCCCACCAGACACCCTGATCCCTGTCCCACCCTCTGAAGTACCACAACCTACTCCAGACCCAGCTTGAAAATATGTCCTCTAGCTGGGCAGTATTTAGTCCTTTGTTTAatatctttaatcacagcatttgggaatctctgaattcaagcaccctggtctacagagttccaggatagccagggctacacagagaatctgtctcaaaaaaagtaagaaagtacCTCCTCTGGCTAGGAGTGGTGTCTGTCACCTTGCTGTAGATGGTCCGTCTGCATCGCTCTCAGGGCCTTGATCAGACTTTGCCCCTCCTCCAGCGTTTAACCATCTAGCATGGTGACAGGGGCATGGACTATGGAGAGAGACATCAGATGCCGGGCTCTGCCATCTGCAGCTGAGCTATCCTGGGCTAGTCACCTCATCTCTCTGCACCTCAGTAAAGTAACTAATACCTGGGCCCTAGGTTTGCTGTGAGATCAGGCAATGGGCATGAGAACCTTGGCACACAAACCAGGCTTCTCCATAACCCGGTCTGTTTCCCTAGCCAGCTTGTGAACCTCGTAATGTCAGGGTTCAACTGTCCCCCAAGGCCGCAGCCCCACAGCACCTCAGAGGTGCTCAGAAATGCTGGCTGATCTGAATGTtgctggagggggaggggtgtggggagTGAGGGGGAGTGAGACCTGAGCTGAGaaagcaggaggaggggcaggtaGGGAGATGAATGTGGGGGAGGGGCcggagccagaggcagagctgCCGACATGCACTGGGGATTTTATTGGTTTTCATTAAAATTCCATCCCAAGGCGGGAGGAGCTACTCCCGTAAATagcaacataaatattttatcgGGTGCTCAAGTCAGTCTAAATGCACAGCCAGGTTGGCGAGAAtaacaatgggaaaaaaatattCAGGGAGGCAGGGTGAGCTGAGCCCGGTGGACTCACTGAACATCCCCAGAGATGGGGAAGTGAGGAAGgtgccggggggtggggtggggtggggaggaggagtgggggaggaaaggagaacacATCTGAGCTGGGCCCCAGGCTGGGGGACCCAGAGACTGGGTCGGGTTAGTCAGGGAAGGGAAAACCACGTTCCACACCCGCTCTGGGAGGGCCACTTCACTGGGGATTCACACGGCTAATCTCAAATGCCCTTTGATCAGAGAAGTAAAGTGATTTGCCCGAGGCTGCCCAGCCAGGCACTGTCATCAAGGCTGTACCTGTTGCCTCTTCCAGTTCAGGCTCACAAGCATGGGGCCTTGTGAACAACAGCCTGAGTATCTCAATAGCCTCCAAACAGCGCGTCATTTTCTGCTTCCTAGATCCCagtagaggagaaaaggagctggTACTTCACCATGGCAACACTGTTCATCAGGTCAGGCGTGGGGCGGGACTGGAGATGGGTTGGGGATGGTGGAAGAGGTGTGGCCTGGAAGCCAGGCAGAAGATGGAGCAGAGGTGGGTGGGCCCCATGGCAGCACTCTGGGGGTGGCTGGGAGGTATCTGCAGGGGCTACAGCCCTTTCCTGCCCACAGGCTGGACGGCATCTTGCTGGAGATGGGCAGTGAGGAGCAGAAAAGGCTGCCAGCCTTCAACCGCACCCTGGCCTTGCTCCGGCAAGTCCTCAAGTCCTCGGACTCCCGACACCAAGGTGGGAACTCCAGGTGGGGTTGAAGAGCCTCCGTCCTGCTGTCCTGCACCTGTCAatagctctgtctgcctctagcCCTGTCTCTTTTTCCCTCACCCTGGTTCACCTCACAACCATGTTTACCCAAGGAAGCCCAGGATCCTTAGCATAGCAGCCCCAGGTGTGATGTCAGGATCTGTGGTCCCAGGACTGAGTGGCCCATGAAAGAGCATATAAAGGTTTGGGCCAGTGGTAAAACAATTTACCAACATGGAAACTCAGGCAAAGGGAATTTACTGAAATACACTTCCAGGAAGTCACAGGGAAGAGAGATTAACCACTGAGAGGAGGAAGTTTCTTTTATAGCAGTTGAGGGGGTCACTTGGCCTTGTTCGTGTGGGGACCCTAGCAGGGTGGAGAGGCTGCACCTCTTGTCGTCTTGTTCAGCAGTAACATTTACAGCACGTTGTTTTCCTTGAGAATGGCCATTTGTGTGAGGAGCCGTGGGGGTCAGGCTCCAAAGCTTGTGGCCAGACTGTAAAAATCACAGGAATTTTGCTCTCATTTGGGGCCTTTTGTCTCTGTGCTCAGAAGCCTAGAGTGAGTGCTAAGCTAGCCTGTGCTACCTGGGAAGagtaccacaaaacaaaaacccaccgaGCATGCAATGACAGGGACCCACGTCCTGGAATGTGTAGCATGTGGCCCCACCACCTTCCACCTCTGTCCGTGGTTAGGGAAGAAGGCTGTGTTGGAGACAGGGGAGTCACTCTTTCCAAAGGACAAACAACAATCACAGATattactcccccacccccaggaggccagaagagctatGTCCCTGAAATGACATCTCCTGTGTGGCATGCTCAGACACAGAGTAAGCCCCAGAACATGTCATATCCTCAGGAGGTCCTCTACCTTGTGTCTTCACTGTCTGCCTCATGCCGTTGTCCTTTCTCTATCTTCGGGGGGCTGATGCCTACAGAGGAGGAGCTGGTCCCCGTCCATgccagtgctctctctgctccctagAAACCCTACCCTCTCTTGCCCTCCCCCCAGCTTTGGCCTGGTGCTATGTTGGCATGctgctggagaggaaggagacctTCTTTACCACCCCCATGGGCGTCCATGAATGCGGGTACTCGGGCATGGAGCCCCTGGACTGCTTTGGCAAGGTATGTCTGTGTCCTGGGTACACCCACTTTGTGAACTTGGACTCCCCCAGAGCCAGCCCTCTGCTTCTCTGGGCCAACCCCAGGAAGGACTGGACTCCAGCCCTCCATCTTCATCCTTTCCTCACCCAGAGCAAAAGCGTTTCCTCATGCCTGCTCTACTGTGCCTAAGATAACACCATCCCCATCTAAATGGCCCACACCCGTCCCTCCAGCCTTGAAGTGGGCCCTGGAAAAGTCCTCCCCTAGgctgtgtttcctctctctcacccccccaccccgcccccgtgGTTTAGTGGAAAGGATAGGTTTACTGGGGTCTCCTTACTGGCTCGCTTTAAGGCCGTGTGGCCCTGAGACAAGATATTTAGAACCTGTAGCAATCAATACCAGTATTGGCAGGGAGAGTTGGCCCACCTAGAAACTCCAGAAGtatgaggaggtggaggagggctcTGGTCCTACCTCTCATCGGCCCCATGACAGAGGAGGAGAAGCTTGAGGATGTGCCCGTGAGCTAGACTCCAAGGAATTTGGGGCTGCTTGGTTTGCCCCAAAGTGTAGGATCCGATATGGTTACTATATGGCTGAGCTGCGTGGGTGCTGGCCACGGGTAGGTGGGATCTGTGGTGGCACAGCCTTATGTTttatccctcccttcctcccttctcaggCCATTGAGATCGCCAAGGACCAACCTCCCATCCTGAATCGCCTGGCCAAAATCTTCCACTTCCTAGGAAAGCAGGATATGGCTATAGGAACCTGCAACATGGCCCTGGATGTGCTTGGAGACCCACAGCTCAACTGGCAGGCATACTGCACCAGGGCCAAGGTGAGTCAGCCCTCGGCCCCACCTCATCCTGCCATCAGGAATAAGAGGTCAAAGGTTAAGGGCAAGGATCCTGGGGCCAGTGCCCTGGAATCTTCATCTAGACACCTGAAATGGCTGCCCTTTGAGCTAAGAGAGTTAAGTTTGGTgctgtgtgtgtaaacatggaaGCAAGCATATCTGAGGAGTTCATTTGTGACCGACTGATTGCTATTATTAGGTCCATCTTTAGCAGCCTCGCTGACTCTTGAGAGACCGGGCTGCACCATAGCCTCAGTGCTGCCCGTCGCTCGCTGTGGTGAGAGTTGCCTCCCTCAGTTCTCCTTGCTGGACCCAGCTCTATCTCTGGCACCGCACAGAACCCAGCTGCTTGAGgctgcatttatttttctccaagttAATAAgtacccctcccccccacccccacccctcatctctACTCCTGTCACCTGACCTGGCAGCCATCAGTCTGGTCTCCATGGCTGCAGGAAGCAAACAGCAAACGCCTTCCCTGGAGTTGATATAGTTGTGACTGGTCATAAGGATGCTCACCCTAAAGCCAGAAGGTGGTGctatgaaaaatatttcatgcTAGGCTCCGGTTTAATCCTCCTAAGAATCCCCTGGGAAGTGAGACATGTGCCAGTCTGTGGGTGGGGCATGGCACAGGGAGGCAGCAGCCAGCTTCCTCAGGGTCCTGCACTCACTTGGTGAGAACGACAGCCAGCCTTAGCTCCTCCCTCTGTTCCCTGTGGCTCCTAAGGTCACACTGCTCAGCTGACCAGAGCAAGAAGGAATATGACAGAAGGGAACGCACAGGTCGGGGTGGAGGCTTCAGCCCCTTGTGTGACTCGGGAGCCCAGACCTGGCTATGGTAGCTCTGCTCAACACTTGTTCTGATGTGCTGGACTGGGTCTCCACCTAGAATGCTCCCCCATAGATAATCAGTTGGCTTTCTCCCTTCCTGCAGGCCTGACACACTCCAGCTTCTTTCCagtgacctcttttttttttttttttttttttaatatttatttatttgctatgtatacagtattctttcTGCATGCCTGCctacaggccagaggagggcatcggatctcattacaatggttgtgagccaccatgtgggtgctgggaattgaactcaggacctctggaagaacaggcagtgctcttaacctctgagccgtctctccagccgtCCAGTGACCTCTTATTGAAAATGTCAAACTACCTGCCAGTGTTTTCTGTCCTTCCCTGctttacttttccttcttttatttatttgtttgtttgttttttgagacagggtttctctgtgtaacagctctggctttcctggaactctgtagaccaggctggccttgaactcacagagatcctcctgcctctgccttccaagtgctggaatcaaaggcgtgtgccaccaccacccagctgctctTTCTTCTTGACAGCAGACACACTGTTTACTACTTATCCTGTTTATTATTTCTCCCTACTAACATACAAGCCCACGAGAGTTTATTACTTACCCTGTTCATTATTTTTCCCTACTAACACACAAGCCCATGAGAGCAGACGCTTCGccattttattttccaatgtatcctcagtgcctggcacatagtaagttTTGTGAATTGCTAATTTTTCAGCTTAGAAAATGGAGTTCAGGTGTTAAGAAACTTCCTCCAGGTTATATAGCTGATTGTGGGGGCACTCGATACATGTTTGCTGAAagaatgggtgaatgaatgaatgaatgaatgaatgatcttACTTCATCCTGCTCCCTGCTGTATAAGCAGGGAGACAGGCCCAGAATGGGAAGTGGTTACCCTAGCTGGCACAGAACTAAGACCCAGGACTCCTGGGTCCCAGCCTCAGGTGCCAGGCTTTCTGCAACCACACAGGATGCCCCTGATTGCTGCCAAGAAGCAAGCTGGCTTTTCGTGAGATCAGAAAGGAGGCGGATGTCTTGTGGGAAGGACCTGCTCTGAGTTACTCCTCTGCTGCAGGTCCGGATAAGAGCCTATGTCCACGACCTGGAACGGGCCAAGGTGGGGCTCGGGGGTATGCCTGACAGGAACCACCTGGCCTGTGCCAAAGCCGACCTTGAGGAAGTGGTCAAGGTGTACCCAGGCCTCAGGACCTACCTAGACATCGGCCAGGTAAGAGAGACAAGGGCTTCCTGGCCACTGAGGATGGAGAGGAATAAGTGATGtccacccctgccctcctcctctagCTGTCCTGTGGATTGGATGCAATAATGTGTGTATGGCGTTTGGAAGCCTCCCTCGCCCcgccctctgtccctctcagcAGTCAGTGTAGACCGTGATGTGCTCAGGGGAAAGGCTACCAAAGGTGACCACATCAGAATTGTACATGGGAGGGCTCGTTCAAGGTCATAAGGCTCTGTGTTGGAGGAGCTCAGACTAGAGCCTTGTTACCGGGCTTTTCCAGGGGGCAGGAACAATCTCTCTAATTAATAGGCGAAATGGTGGGACTGATGAGGGGGGTAGGGTGCGAAACAGAAAGGCTCAGAGGCCACCCCCACCCAGGTTTACTACTACATGGGCGTGGACGCCATGCGGGAGCTGCTGGCCGTGGATGAGACAGCGCTCAACCAGGCGCTGGTCTTCCTGGCGAAGGCTGGCGAGTTGGAGCTGGGAGACACGTTgccagagctgcagctgctgcGCGGCAAATGCTTGCGAGTCCAGGGCGAGGATGCTAACGCTGCAGCCTGCTTCAAGCGTGCGGTGGAGCTGGACGACACCGGCTCCAGCCACACCGAGGGCTTCGGCTTCCTGCTGGAGGCGCTGCTGGCCCAGTGGAGCCAGGCGCAGCTGAGCGATGGCGAGGTGGGCTGCGAGGTGGACGTCTGGCTGTGCCACGCCCAGAGCAAGTACCCAGTGGCACGCCTACGCCAGGAGCTGCAGCGTGTGTGGCGCGGCCACACCGATGAGGTCCTGGGCCTGGCCCGTGCGTTGGTAGCCCAGGGACGGCCGGCACTAGTGCGCCTACTCTTTGAGACTATGGAACACGAGGGCCATGCAAAAGTCGAGCATCCTCCTCCTGGGTCAGATGCTGATGACCTGATGAGGCCCGGTCCCGAAGAGGCCCCACACAGATGATTGGATCTAGTCATGGCATTCAAAAGAGCCCACCTGTCAGAGCGAGCAGAGACAGAATGTTCTCTGCGCTGGGCTACAGTTCAGTAGAAGGCTTGCCCAGcaaacatgaggccctgggttcgttTCCTAtacctggggggtggggggtggggtcaaAGCAGATTTTCTCCCCCCACCGAAACTGCGAATGGGTATTTTGGAACGTTTTGTAAATTTGAAATAGCCATAAGGCAGAAAATGAGCACTTGCAGGAAATCCTGCAGGACAAGGAGTCTGGGAGCAGGGCATGAGAGGCCACTGGAAACTGGCCGCCTGAGGAAAAGAATTGGACAACACACAGCGAAAATAGGATGGCTCAAGTCTTCCGACAGAAAAGATAGCTGTCTCGGATGTGACTTGCTATCCCTGATGTCTGAGTGGCTGCCATTGAAGTCCCAAGGGCCACACTGAAAAGTTTCGCTGAGTGGGTCTCAAGTCCTCAGCCAGAAAAGCCTCGATAAAACAGACCAAGGTGGCACTGAGCGTGGGTACAGACTGGGTTCTGACTTCAGCCTGGGTGCTCAGAGTCGGTTCCTTCCTCTCCATCAGCTTCCAGCAGGCCTCTGCTTTGGTCAGCCTTCTTGGCAGGCTTCCCAAAGTCCTTGAAATAAAAACTCATCAAAGACACCCTCACTCGCCTTCCCTgtcatctctgcctccctgctcctGTCCTGTtgagtttttcttgttgttgttgtctatTTTATCGGTTTATGATACTTCAGGGATTTTTCTGATAACCTCATTTACACATTGTATAAGTGGTCAGCAAACACCCATTCTCATTTCCCTCAGGGAAATTATTTTGCAAGTACAGGCCAAATGCCAGAAGTGCCAAACTCCAGAACAGTTTTGAGGCCAGAACCTACCTTGTCTTTGCCTTGCCTTCAGAGAGGTCTAGCAGTCTAGACCGTGCAAAGCAATTAGGAAAACACCTCGTGGACCACCCTCAGGACTTAAGATCTACAAAGCTACTGGAGACTTACGGAAGTTATTGAAAGGTACCCCCTGTGCCCCGCTGTCCTCACATGGTAGCCTGAGTGGTCCTTCTGCAGTGTGGTAAAGAAAGTGCTGTCCCAGAACCCGGCTCTTGGCTGCTCCTCTTCAACAAGCCGTTGCTCCAAGACGACCAGCAGTTCCCTGCTCTTTTGGTTTCATGTGTAAGCTCTGCAGAATGCCCTGCCCACTGGGTGGCTGGGAGGGTAAACGGCCACACAGATGAAGTCACAGGAGGTTCAGTCCTTGCACTGCCGGCCCGCTCTTCTCCTGGGTCTCTCAGCGGCTAGGCAGCTGGGAACATCTGTTTAAGAACATGAGCGAGGGATGTGAAAGATTATAAAATGGGCAGGACTCCTCAGTCATGGGTTTCAAAGATCTACAAGTTTCAAAGAACCTTAGTTCTCACCTGCTCTAGCCCCCATCTAAAGCATGATTCCTGAACACTGAGAGGGAGTGTCTACAAAGTGCTGCATGCAGCATACAGGCAGATTACTACATTACAAGAGAATTCATtgatagccaggtatggtggctcacacctgtaatcctgccTTGGGATCAAGACtaactgggctacatagtgaattccaggtctacagagtgagagcctgtctggaaagctaaacaaataaaagaaagaaattaaaaaaaaaaaaaaaagaaaaagaaataaagcaaatccACAGAAAACAAATCAGTTCATTTTCAACAGGTCCTTTTATAGAGTTGAAatcttttctaaaactttttcCCCAATTCAAGTTCGCTTTCTGGGGCCATAGAGCATAGACTCTAATAAGCGAAGTGGCCTTGAACAGACTCCTTCCTCTGGTCACCGTTCTCCTGGTATGGTGCTGTTGTGTAGTGTTGCCGGCCGGCTGGGCTGCCCTCTGCCCTGGCTTCTGGCCTCCAGCCCCAGGCTGAGCGCTCACAGTGAAGGTTGGAGCAGCTACAAGCTGTGCagagcagggtttctctctatccctaaTCAGCCCCCAAGGGAGCGCCCTGCATGCATGGTGGTGGCTGCCTGCCAAATGAAGTGAAATATCTCCTCCTCAGACTGtgacttttttcttgtttggggaAGGGAAGGATAACAACTTTTAGCACTTTACAGCTCAACAGTAAAATGagcagatggaaacagattcagCACTGCGGACTGAAGCTCTTCCAGCCAGAAACCCCtaccctgcaacacacacacacacacacacacacacacacacacacacacacacacacacacgagttctgGGGGCTGGAGTCACTGGCAGGCTTGCTGATGAGGACGGAGACagggctcctcctcctctctccgtTCTGCCACACCCAGCTGCCCACATCAGGTTTCACACCTGTTCTAAATCTaccctcatccccaccccaccccctgacaggtacccccaccccactgccacCCCCAGCTATCACACCTCCCCGCCTCTGCCCTCACAGTTCCTCCCAGGTCTGGCTGGAATGCACTCCTCGGTTAGATGGGGAGGAGTCGGAGGTGCGGGCTGTGTCTGCCACACAAGGAATATGTTGCCACATTCCTTGCAGAAAGTCTGGTGGTTTCAGAAGCATCCAGTCTACCGGGAGTGCAAGGATCAAGCTAGATACTCCTGGCCCTGACCCAGGCCCCTAACTGTTTCCAggtttattgtattttaatgcTGGGTGCCCAGCCTGGAACCTTTAGGTGGGAGACAGGGCCTAGATGGTGGAGTCTTTGAGTGTTATTCTCATTTTGGCCTGTCTGCCAAAGGAAGA
Coding sequences within:
- the Ttc22 gene encoding tetratricopeptide repeat protein 22; this translates as MAEPEAGAEDLDTLIEELDYLPGHFHLEMQLNFEPRSPAQLRTRDLKLQREGLRQELELVASPQLLAVRHLLGTFSFYLEELDEARERFLEVAREDPGNLNAWANLAHVYGQLGQEEEEEACAARLAALMGLAGDPEDSGDPRLRAARCLAEQGYAHGFDVGCASPEERAQVLEAGIALYDRALDYGQQIPVEEKRSWYFTMATLFIRLDGILLEMGSEEQKRLPAFNRTLALLRQVLKSSDSRHQALAWCYVGMLLERKETFFTTPMGVHECGYSGMEPLDCFGKAIEIAKDQPPILNRLAKIFHFLGKQDMAIGTCNMALDVLGDPQLNWQAYCTRAKVRIRAYVHDLERAKVGLGGMPDRNHLACAKADLEEVVKVYPGLRTYLDIGQVYYYMGVDAMRELLAVDETALNQALVFLAKAGELELGDTLPELQLLRGKCLRVQGEDANAAACFKRAVELDDTGSSHTEGFGFLLEALLAQWSQAQLSDGEVGCEVDVWLCHAQSKYPVARLRQELQRVWRGHTDEVLGLARALVAQGRPALVRLLFETMEHEGHAKVEHPPPGSDADDLMRPGPEEAPHR